The following are encoded in a window of Vespula pensylvanica isolate Volc-1 chromosome 2, ASM1446617v1, whole genome shotgun sequence genomic DNA:
- the LOC122627168 gene encoding heat shock protein 75 kDa, mitochondrial, producing the protein MAASFRLRHAIKLGKLFPKQITYNVERTIIERTCRQLAVIPGNHRRCFSSQTATQTSTEYHNIIQDTEKVTGEKAKHDFQSETQMLLQIVAKSLYSDKEVFVRELISNASDALEKLRYLRLSNTEVGEVAGDRNLEIHIATDKQNRILTIQDTGIGMTHEELISNLGTIARSGSKAFLEQIKDKQSEGDPSKIIGQFGVGFYSAFMVADKVEVYTKSYANDAEGLCWSSDGSGSFEISQAEGVQPGTKIVIHLKPDSREFCDESVIKGIITKYSNFVGSPIYINGQRANTIQPLWMLDPKDITSLQHAEFYRFIGNCFDTPRFILHYTTDVPLSIKALLYFPEEKPGLFDLARDAAGGVALYSRKILIKSKAENLLPKWLRFVKGVVDSEDIPLNLSRELLQNSTLIGKLRNVLTARILKFLQDRSVKQPEDYSKFYKDYGLFLKEGIVTSNEQSEKEDIGKLLRFESSTTAPGELISLPQYCSRFGQDQKHIYYLSAPSRTLAEQSPYYESLKKRNVEVLFCYEPYDELVLMHLRQFNSHNLISVEKEMRDGSDATKTENLGVINKEEMDGLVSYMQNLLKRKAYEVKMTNRLESHPCVVTVQDMASARHFIRTQSHQLNEETRYNILQPRLEINPSHPLIKKLCQLTKNDSKLADLLIQQLFMSAMVGAGLIEDPRILLNPMNELLTLALEKH; encoded by the exons ATGGCGGCATCCTTTCGGCTTCGGCACGCGATAAAATTGGGAAAATTGTTTCCTAAACAAATAACTTATAATGTCGAAAGAACGATTATTGAACGAACATGTAGACAACTTGCcg taattcCTGGTAACCACAGACGTTGTTTTTCATCACAAACAGCAACTCAAACTTCGACTgaatatcataatataatacaagatACAGAAAAAGTTACAg gaGAGAAAGCTAAACATGACTTTCAATCAGAGACTCAGATGTTATTGCAAATTGTTGCAAAATCATTGTATTCTGATAAAGAg gtaTTTGTTCGTGAATTGATATCTAATGCCAGTGATGCTTTGGAAAAGTTAAGATACCTTAGACTAAGTAACACCGAAGTTGGAGAAGTAGCTGGTGATAGAAATTTAGAAATTCACATTGCTACTGATAAACAGAATCGTATTCTAACTATCCAAGATACAGGAATTGGTATGACACATGAAGAGTTAATATCCAATTTAGGAACAATTGCTCGTTCTGGTTCCAAA GCATTCTTGGAACAAATCAAAGATAAACAAAGTGAAGGAGATCCATCTAAAATTATTGGACAATTTGGAGTTGGTTTTTATAGTGCATTCATGGTAGCAGACAAAGTTGAAGTTTATACTAAATCTTATGCCAATGATGCTGAAGGTCTTTGCTGGTCATCTGATgg ATCTGgatcttttgaaatatcacAAGCAGAAGGTGTGCAACCAGGTACTAAAATCGTGATACATTTAAAACCTGATTCTCGTGAATTTTGTGATGAAAGTGTAATTAAAG GTATCATCACAAAGTACAGTAATTTTGTAGGCAGTCCTATTTATATCAATGGTCAAAGAGCTAATACAATAcag CCTTTATGGATGCTTGATCCAAAAGATATCACGTCTCTACAACATGCAGAATTTTACCGATTTATTGGAAATTGTTTTGATACTCCAAGATTCATATTACATTATACGACCGACGTACCGTTGAGTATAAAAGCGTTATTATACTTTCCGGAAGAAAAGCCAGGTCTATTTGATTTAGCTAGAGACGCAGCCGGAGGAGTAGCATTGTAcagtagaaaaattttaattaaaagtaaagcGGAAAATCTTTTACCAAAATGGTTACGTTTTGTAAAAGGTGTCGTTGATTCGGAAGACATTCCTCTTAATTTAAGTCGCGAATTATTGCAAAATAGCACTTTGATTGG AAAATTACGCAACGTACTCACGGCTCGCATATTAAAGTTCTTGCAAGATCGATCTGTAAAACAACCTGAAGACTatagtaaattttataaagattatggattatttttgaaagaggGTATCGTTACTAGCAATGAGCAATCAGAGAAG gaAGATATAGGAAAATTATTAAGGTTCGAATCTTCTACAACTGCTCCAGGAGAGCTAATTAGTCTTCCACAATATTGTAGCCGTTTTGGTCAAGACCaaaaacatatatactatTTGTCAGCACCTAG tCGTACATTAGCGGAACAATCACCGTATTACGAATCTCttaaaaaacgaaacgttGAAGTTCTATTTTGTTACGAACCTTATGACGAATTAGTTTTAATGCATCTAAGGCAATTTAATTCTCATAATTTAATATCGGTTGAAAAAGAGATGCGAGATGGTAGCGACGCTACTAAAACAGAAAATTTAG gTGTTATTAATAAGGAAGAAATGGATGGCCTCGTAAGTTATATGCAAAATCTTCTGAAGAGAAAGGCTTACGAAGTTAAAATGACAAATCGCCTTGAATCACATCCTTGTGTAGTCACTGTTCAGGATATGGCTAGTGCGAGGCATTTTATACGTACGCAAAGTCATCaattaaacgaagaaacgcGTTACAATATTCTTCAACCGAGACTTGAAATTAATCCATCTCATCCATTAATTAAGAAACTTTGTCAATTAACCAAAAATGATTCAAAACTTGCGGATCTTCTTATACAACAG TTGTTCATGAGTGCAATGGTCGGTGCAGGATTAATTGAAGATCCACGCATACTGTTAAATCCGATGAATGAATTACTAACGTTGGCTTTAGAGAAACACTAA